The following proteins are co-located in the Verrucomicrobiota bacterium genome:
- the rsmD gene encoding 16S rRNA (guanine(966)-N(2))-methyltransferase RsmD, with product MRVIAGSAGGIRLQSPSHDFRPTMDRVREAVFSSLGDRVIGAVVLDLFAGSGALAIEALSRGARNADIVDSHRQAINAIHSNLARTKLAAGVHQRDAFKFLAQASGPYDLIFADPPYVKTPDAPDLLQALLRVARLPELLEPDGLLVLERNAGGPPLDPGPWRIFRQKRYSGTEIIYATHPQANPV from the coding sequence ATGAGAGTAATTGCTGGCAGCGCAGGCGGGATCCGCCTCCAATCGCCTTCCCATGATTTCCGGCCGACGATGGATCGGGTGCGCGAGGCCGTTTTCTCGTCGCTGGGCGACCGCGTAATCGGTGCGGTCGTGCTTGACCTGTTTGCCGGCAGCGGCGCTCTCGCCATTGAGGCGTTAAGCCGGGGTGCGCGGAATGCCGACATCGTGGACTCTCACCGGCAAGCGATCAACGCCATCCACAGCAATCTGGCGCGTACCAAGCTGGCGGCCGGGGTTCACCAACGCGACGCCTTCAAATTCCTCGCCCAGGCGTCGGGCCCGTACGATTTGATCTTTGCGGACCCGCCCTACGTCAAGACGCCGGACGCGCCGGACCTGTTGCAAGCGCTTCTCAGGGTGGCTCGCCTGCCCGAATTGCTTGAACCGGACGGCCTTTTGGTTCTCGAGCGCAACGCCGGCGGGCCGCCGCTCGACCCCGGTCCCTGGCGCATTTTTCGGCAGAAGCGTTATAGCGGGACCGAGATCATCTACGCTACGCATCCGCAGGCAAATCCTGTATGA